Below is a genomic region from Mucilaginibacter auburnensis.
GATAATTGTGGTAACCGGCGGTTTACTGTATTACGTATTCAGTAAGGTGCCTTTTGCCAAAATAAAATCCAGACTGGTAAACGGCGACAAACTTTGGATGGCTGCTGCCATTTTGAGCTATGTAACGTCAATGCTGTTTTCTTCGTGGCGGTTATTAAGTTTTTTTAAATCCATCGGCTTAAAATTAGACTGGCGCTTTAACCTGCGCTTATACTTTTTGGGCCTGTGTTATAACGTACTGCTGCCGGGCGGCATAGGTGGCGATGGCTATAAGATATACCTGCTGCATAAGCGCTATAATTTACCTACCAAAAAAGTTTTCTGGGCCATATTGTTTGACAGGTTGAGCGGCTTCTGGGCCATTGGCGCTATAGTGGTGGGGCTAATTATATTGATCCCGAATTTTCCTTTTCATTTAGCCTATCCTCTAACTATCGTATCAATCGGTTCGGTTATATATTATTTTGTGGCACGTAAGTTTTTCCGGGATTATACGCACAAGTTTTTCCAGGCACATGCTAAAGCTATTGGTGTGCAAAGCATGCAATTGCTTTGTATTGTTTGCCTCTTAATGGCTCAGGATTTTGACGGGAAGTTTGCGCCTTACCTGCTATCTTTTCTGTTTTCATCCTTAGCGGCTGTAATACCTTTCAGCTTGGGAGGCGGCGGCATACGCGATGCATTATTGCTTACGCTGGCCAGAAATTTTTCCCTTCCGGAAGATATGGCGGTATATTTGAGTTTTGGATTTTACCTGATATCGATCATCGTGGCGTTGTTAGGTGTCTACTATGTTTTCCGCCCGAGTCGCTTGGAGCAAGGTTTACCTAAACAAGAAGTAATTACCGAAGAACCTGTAGATCCTAACGAATAAAAAATCTGCTTAAATGAATATTATTGTAACAGGCGCCAGCAGTGGCGTAGGTTTTGAAGCGGTTATTGAGTTGCAGGCCACCGGCAAGCACAAAGTTATTGCGCTGGCCCGTACACAGCAAAAATTGGAAAAACTGGCCGAAATATCCTTAGGTCTTAACCCTGAAGCGGTTATTTACCCTATTGTTTTTGATATTGTGCATGATGATTATGCCGATCTGCAACAATTCATCAGCACTCATTTTGATGGTAAGGTTGATGTGCTCATTAACAATGCTGGTGCATTAATTAACAAACCTTTTGTAGACCTGTCAGAATCAGACGTGGTAGAAATGCTGCAAAGCAATTACCTGGGGCATGTGCGCATTATTCAAAGCCTGCATCGGTTTATGCCATCGGGCTCACACATAGTAAACATAGGAAGCATGGGTGGTTTTCAGGGAAGCGCTAAGTTTCCGGGCCTTGCCGCATACTCTGCCAGTAAAGCCGCATTGCATACCTTAACCGAATGTTTGGCGCAGGAGTTTGCCGAAAAAGGCATAGCCGTTAACTGCCTTGCCTTAGGTTCGGCACAGACTGAAATGCTGGAAAAGGCATTCCCTGGCTATCAATCACCCGTAATGGCCTTTGAAATGGGTAAATACATTGCTGACTTTGCTTTAACCGGCCATAAGTTTTTTAATGGCAAGATACTGCCGGTGGCGCTAACTACACCGTAATTGTAGTAGGCAGTTCTGAGTTTGCAGTTGGCGTTAACGTAACCCTTAAATTTAATATAGCACCAAAGCCCGGACTTGCGTTCGGGCTTTGGTGCTTAAGCATTATTTCTATCTCGCCAGCTTCCTGAAAGCAGGATTACCATAGCTAAAGTTGTTCCTATTTGGCCGAGCCATAAAATGAACATCCATCTTATAACATCGCGCTTATATAAGCAGATATCATTTAACAACAGTTTTACTACACACTGCGAACATCATCTTTGGTAGCAGCATTTTCTATATTGTTCATTATTTCTTAAGAATAAGCATAATAACAGCTACTGTTGCGCTGAACTGCCCTATCCAAAAAACAAACATCCACTTTACAGAATTGCCAATTTCTTTGCTCAGATCATACTTCACCTTAGCGAGGTCGTCTTTTGTAGTCAAAGTTTTAATGCTTGCTTCCACGGCTCTTTCTGTTTTGTTATCAATGTATTTAAACATGGCTTCGGTAGTATCGTTTCCCAATTTTTCTGACAACAATTGATACAACCGGGCGGTTTCTTTTGCTTCTAAGTACATAACAAATATAATTAATTAATGTGATAAGGTTAGGTTGGTGATGTAGGGTTAGGTGTTAGTAAGGTAAAAGGCGAAAGGCTTTAGTTTGCAGTTGCCGGTGGGCAGTTTGCAGTGTGCAAGACAATTAATTAGGCCTGTCAACTATAGTGAAGTACTTACTGCTAATTTAGAACTGCCCACTGTAAACTGGTAACCGCCTACTGCCTCGCTCCCAATTTTAAAAATTCGTTCACTACCACTTCGGTGGCGTAGCGTTTGTTGCCATCTTTATCTATATAGCTGCGGTTGCTCAGCTTACCTTCAATGGCTATCTCGTCGCCTTTTTTTAGCAGGCTTTCGGCCAGTTTAGCCTGAGCGCCCCATAGTATAAGGTTATGCCATTGCGTTTCGGTTACGCGCTCGCCTTTGTCGTTTTTATAGTTCTCGTTGGTGGCTAATGATAGTCGGGTAAGCTTTTTGTCGTTATCGAAGTTTCTAACTTCCGGATCTGTACCCAGGTTTCCTACCAGGCGTACGCTGTTTTTTAATACGTTCATCATATCTGTAATTTCTAACTCGTTTTATTTGATGAAGCAAAGATGCAGCGTGCTAAAAATATTAGTCGGTTAATAAACGTTTACAACCGACAATAACCGTTTGCAA
It encodes:
- a CDS encoding lysylphosphatidylglycerol synthase transmembrane domain-containing protein, whose protein sequence is MTEIEEVVDEGTEHKTWKGKLWSVVKVILIIVVTGGLLYYVFSKVPFAKIKSRLVNGDKLWMAAAILSYVTSMLFSSWRLLSFFKSIGLKLDWRFNLRLYFLGLCYNVLLPGGIGGDGYKIYLLHKRYNLPTKKVFWAILFDRLSGFWAIGAIVVGLIILIPNFPFHLAYPLTIVSIGSVIYYFVARKFFRDYTHKFFQAHAKAIGVQSMQLLCIVCLLMAQDFDGKFAPYLLSFLFSSLAAVIPFSLGGGGIRDALLLTLARNFSLPEDMAVYLSFGFYLISIIVALLGVYYVFRPSRLEQGLPKQEVITEEPVDPNE
- a CDS encoding SDR family NAD(P)-dependent oxidoreductase, with the translated sequence MNIIVTGASSGVGFEAVIELQATGKHKVIALARTQQKLEKLAEISLGLNPEAVIYPIVFDIVHDDYADLQQFISTHFDGKVDVLINNAGALINKPFVDLSESDVVEMLQSNYLGHVRIIQSLHRFMPSGSHIVNIGSMGGFQGSAKFPGLAAYSASKAALHTLTECLAQEFAEKGIAVNCLALGSAQTEMLEKAFPGYQSPVMAFEMGKYIADFALTGHKFFNGKILPVALTTP
- a CDS encoding single-stranded DNA-binding protein, with the translated sequence MMNVLKNSVRLVGNLGTDPEVRNFDNDKKLTRLSLATNENYKNDKGERVTETQWHNLILWGAQAKLAESLLKKGDEIAIEGKLSNRSYIDKDGNKRYATEVVVNEFLKLGARQ